From Streptomyces sp. NBC_01460, a single genomic window includes:
- a CDS encoding roadblock/LC7 domain-containing protein, translating to MTVVPKRPLLRDMSWVLTPLLEVPGVVHALVLSGDGMIQGATQSLTREAGEGASAMASAVQGACKELVRKLAGQEESPLLHQVVVSTNYGFAFLIPAGDNTVMAVYAQPTVDMGVIAHAMQVQVSKLGDKVMNSPARARG from the coding sequence ATGACCGTCGTTCCCAAGCGCCCCCTTCTCAGGGACATGTCCTGGGTGCTCACCCCGCTCCTGGAGGTGCCGGGGGTCGTGCACGCCCTGGTCCTCTCCGGGGACGGGATGATCCAGGGCGCCACCCAGTCCCTCACCCGGGAGGCCGGGGAGGGCGCCTCCGCCATGGCGTCGGCGGTCCAGGGCGCCTGCAAGGAGCTGGTCAGGAAACTGGCGGGGCAGGAGGAGAGCCCCCTGCTGCACCAGGTGGTGGTCAGCACGAACTACGGGTTCGCCTTCCTGATCCCGGCGGGCGACAACACGGTCATGGCGGTCTACGCGCAGCCGACCGTGGACATGGGCGTGATCGCCCACGCCATGCAGGTGCAGGTCTCGAAGCTCGGCGACAAGGTGATGAACTCGCCTGCCCGGGCCCGGGGATGA
- a CDS encoding DUF742 domain-containing protein, whose amino-acid sequence MTPAPRRRLVPSFLATDSVQPTRNTLDRLTLLSSTGVTAVDDLTHAQRRLVELLQGGPLALVEVAARLVLPVSLVRVLVADLVDSSHLHARAPIPEAKAHDPQLLEKVLDGLRSIR is encoded by the coding sequence ATGACGCCGGCGCCCCGCCGGCGGCTCGTGCCGTCGTTCCTGGCCACCGACAGCGTCCAGCCGACGCGCAACACGCTGGACCGCCTGACCCTGCTGTCGTCCACCGGCGTCACCGCCGTGGACGACCTGACGCACGCGCAGCGCCGGCTGGTCGAGCTCCTCCAGGGCGGCCCGCTGGCGCTGGTCGAGGTCGCCGCTCGCCTCGTGCTGCCGGTGAGCCTGGTCCGCGTCCTCGTCGCGGACCTCGTCGACAGCTCGCACCTGCACGCCCGTGCCCCCATCCCCGAAGCGAAGGCACACGATCCCCAGCTGCTAGAGAAGGTGCTCGATGGACTCCGCAGTATCCGATAA
- a CDS encoding GTP-binding protein, producing the protein MDSAVSDNTFLDSDEQTLVKIVVTGPFGVGKTTLINTLSETAPLHTEEVMTQAGAAADDLAGVRDKATTTVAIDFGRRTLPGDLVLYLFGTPGQWRFKPLWEDIARGALGAVVMVDTRRLDDSFDVIDMIEQQGLSYAVAVNTFPDSPDHPPEVLRDHLDLEPHTPLVVCDARETTSAVDVLIALVAHMLTAQPVLEAS; encoded by the coding sequence ATGGACTCCGCAGTATCCGATAACACCTTCCTCGACAGCGACGAGCAGACGCTGGTGAAGATCGTGGTGACCGGTCCCTTCGGCGTCGGGAAGACGACGCTGATCAACACGCTCTCCGAGACCGCGCCGCTGCACACCGAGGAGGTCATGACCCAGGCCGGTGCGGCGGCCGACGATCTCGCCGGTGTGCGGGACAAGGCCACCACCACCGTCGCCATCGACTTCGGCCGCCGGACGCTCCCCGGTGACCTGGTCCTCTACCTGTTCGGCACTCCGGGCCAGTGGAGGTTCAAGCCGCTCTGGGAGGACATCGCGCGCGGCGCCCTGGGTGCGGTGGTCATGGTCGACACCCGCCGTCTCGACGACTCGTTCGACGTCATCGACATGATCGAGCAGCAGGGGCTGTCCTACGCCGTGGCCGTCAACACCTTCCCCGACTCGCCCGACCACCCGCCCGAGGTGCTCCGCGACCACCTGGACCTGGAGCCGCACACCCCGCTGGTCGTCTGCGACGCCCGCGAGACGACGTCGGCCGTGGACGTACTGATCGCGCTGGTGGCCCACATGCTCACCGCCCAACCCGTCCTGGAAGCCTCATGA